A stretch of Lathyrus oleraceus cultivar Zhongwan6 chromosome 6, CAAS_Psat_ZW6_1.0, whole genome shotgun sequence DNA encodes these proteins:
- the LOC127095566 gene encoding uncharacterized protein LOC127095566, translating to MEAPMKSNVTCHFFDTEIGPLRQIKALITPDHVGLFRDTYGHILPMVEDLDASQRSLIHTCLQFYDPQLRCFTFQDFQLAPLLEEYAMILGVPLQHCVPFNSDIPPPEHKDIAKALHLEVFVVKENLSSKGGLSGFHLDFVVNKAEECAAQGNWEAVCALLALSVYGIMLFADEPKFRSMSAIHIFLLKNPVPTLLGDFYFSVHNKNEKRRGRLNTKGGDFVVSCGKCPNEPLLGMKGCINYNPILLRRQLGYALTHAPKDQDLVESFYFPVQDNLKLVKQATGAWRNIQTKGATIYGKCNNISSSQYDSWLRERARITLLPFSMGEPSDPVIVESVSMVEYNSLKQEKGKADKLNVKLSEGLKKTLCAKKEAEREVQRLNELQRQSNERIAEDVDYIRKVCSGEDILKKACKAAKEQLGRAEYRLIERQQRWEELSDRRRQVEIEI from the exons ATGGAGGCTCCCATGAAGAGTAATGTGACCTGTCATTTCTTTGATACTGAGATCGGCCCATTGCGTCAGATAAAAGCTTTgattactcctgaccatgtgggTTTATTCCGGGATACTTATGGCCACATCTTGCCTATGGTTGAAGACTTGGATGCTTCTCAGAGGAGTCTGATACATACTTGCttgcagttttatgatcctcaGTTGCGTTGCTTCACTTTTCAAGATTTCCAGTTGGCTCCTTTATTGGAAGAGTATGCTATGATCTTGGGTGTTCCTCTACAGCATTGTGTCCCTTTCAACTCCGACATACCTCCTCCAGAGCATAAGGATATTGCTAAGGCTCTTCATCTGGAAGTGTTTGTTGTGAAGGAAAATCTCTCTTCTAAGGGAGGTCTGTCTGGTTTTCATCTGGATTTTGTGGTAAACAAAGCCGAAGAGTGTGCTGCTCAAGGCAATTGGGAGGCTGTGTGTGCTCTGTTAGCGTTAAGTGTCTATGGTATTATGCTATTCGCCGATGAACCAAAGTTCAGGAGTATGAGTGCTATTCATATCTTTCTGCTAAAGAACCCGGTTCCCACCCTTCTTGGTGATTTCTATTTTTCGGTGCACAATAAGAATGAGAAACGACGAGGGAGATTG AATACCAAGGGTGGCGATTTTGTTGTTAGCTGTGGGAAATGCCCTAATGAACCATTGTTAGGTATGAAGGGTTGTATCAACTATAACCCAATTCTTTTGAGAAGACAATTAGGGTATGCCTTGACTCACGCTCCTAAGGATCAAGATCTGGTGGAATCTTTTTACTTCCCAGTGCAAGATAATCTAAAACTGGTTAAGCAAGCTACTGGAGCTTGGAGGAATATTCAGACTAAAGGTGCTACTATCTATGGAAAATGTAACAACATCTCTTCTTCCCAGTATGATAGTTGGTTGCGAGAAAGAGCTCGAATTACTCTTCTACCTTTCTCTATGGGAGAACCATCTGATCCGGTTATTGTTGAGTCTGTCAGCATGGTTGAGTATAACAGTTTGAAGCAAGAAAAGGGAAAAGCCGATAAGTTGAATGTGAAGCTGAGTGAAGGCCTCAAGAAAACATTGTGCGCTAAGAAAGAAGCTGAGAGAGAAGTTCAAAGATTGAATGAGCTACAAAGACAAAGCAATGAGAGGATTGCTGAAGATGTTGATTATATCCGTAAAGTCTGTTCAGGTGAGGATATACTGAAGAAAGCTTGCAAGGCTGCTAAGGAGCAGTTAGGAAGAGCTGAATATAGGCTTATTGAGCGCCAGCAAAGGTGGGAAGAATTGTCTGATCGCCGGAGACAGGTTGAGATAGAAATCTGA